The candidate division KSB1 bacterium region CTTTTGCAAATATTGCCATCTATTATGAATGCTTGCCTAAGGCATTCAGTCATCTTTTGAAATTCTCAGTACTCCTGTTTGACTTCGGTCTATTTAATTTGTTAAGTGCTCAAAAGCTGGTTGGGACTAAAATTATAACTTCTGCAACAAACGAAATTTTCCGTGATGCTGACTGATAGCCTGTATATTTACATAGACTCTTTTGTCCAATTTTCTTAAGCAATTTATTCTCCCAATCTGGCGAGTTCAAATGTCAGAATTGGTAAACAATGTCTATTTAAGGGAAGGCGGCAGGTATGAGAAAAATACTTCTTATCAGTTTAGTGACATTGCTTTGGGCGCTCAATTTATCAGCCCAAATTGAGCCGGGGGATTCGGAAATCAGCTTTCTCGGTTACTATTCCACCATGGTGGGGGCCGATTATAACAACGGTGGAACTGGGATCATCCAATTGAGCTATGGATATTTTATTAGTTCCAGGCTACAACTTGGTATTGGACCGCAAGTGACATTTACGCCCGGATATACCAGCGTTTACTACAGCCATGGCGCAGAAGTAAAGCTGAGCGGGACTGCGTTTTTCAATTTTAACCTGAATACCAATTCAAAAACGATCCGATATATTTTCTCTCAATGGTATCAATCGGATTTCTCGCCTCCGAGCGGGAATTTAACCGATGCTGCATTCTGGACGCTTGGCGTCGGCGTTCGAAATTTTTTCACCGAGTACGCATCGATCAATACCGCTGTCAGTTATGGAATGTCGATGGCTAAAAATTCCAAAATGGGGATGCTAATGATCATTAGCGGCCTTTCATTCATTTTTTGATCAGTTCGCTATCCCTTAAGTTCAGCGATGCGAGGACAAGGAAGCTGATGATTATCTATCGGGCAGATGCAATAGGGGTGGTGCTTGCGTCATAACCAGCAATGTATTCATCGGTTGATTCGGAGCCAGCGAGACTTTTATCTGCCAAATTCATTCAATCCGAAAAGCTCAGCAGCTCATCAAAATGCCAGGAGGCAAATATGAAATTCCGAAAATTATTTTTATTTCTATTCGTACTTGTGATGTGTAATAATGTTCAGGCGCAGCAAATCATAAAAATCGTTAAACAGTATGTATTGATCAAAGACCTTGATGAATCATCGGGTCTATCAATCGGAGATCATGTTTCTGTTTATCGCGACCAGGGTTCAGGACATCCAAAAAAGATCGGCGAAATCCAGATCGTCAAGTTCGTCAAAGGGAAATGTGCGGCAAAGATCATTTCGCAGAACACAAGAAACCCAATTGTGATCGGCGATTTTATCAGTCTATCTGGAGATTCTGAAGCAACAACCAGTTCGAAAGGACCGATCTCCAGCGATCCGGGGGATATCGGGATCGAGAAGGGGGATTCGGAAATTCAGTTTGCCGCTTTTTATATTCTGATGATGTACAAAGATTTTAAGATGGGCAATTCCACGATTCAATTGAGCTATGGACGGTTTCTTACTTCGCGATTGCAACTTGGGATTGCACCCCAAATCACAATGTCCATCTTTTCCGATCAGGTTGATACGCACATCAGCGCCTCCGCTTTTGTGAACTACAATTTTTCAAGTGCCTCGCGGTTGATCCCATACGCTTCGGCCCAATGGTATCAAAGCGATTTTTCGCCAGAATATGGGGATTTCATCGATTATTCCTATATCAATCTTGGTGTTGGCCTGAGAAATTTTTTCAATCAGTATGCGGCGCTCAACACTTCGATCACATACGGTTTCTCCCTGAATTCGGATAGCAATGGTGGGTTACTGACCATTATGAGCGGGCTTTCATTTATTTTTTAGCCAGAGATCACGTCTGAAATTGACTAATCAAGATCCATATCCGAACAAAATCGGAGAATCCATGTCAGATCGATGATTTTGCGATGCTCCTGAAGTTCTTGCCAAATGAAAAAGGATCCGTCCCAATGAAGACTAAAGCTTTATTGATCATCTGCTGGTTAATCGTGCAATTCGGTGGTGCTTTCGGGCAATTTTCTCTTTATTTGGAACAGAATATCCCTTTGAGAACCGAGCGAGTGAGTTCCTTGAAGATCAACGTCGAGGGGCGCTTTCTAGCCATCGGGGCAGAATCGGGAAATGTCTATTTGTTCGACCTCCAGGCGAAGAAAATGATCCGGCGGCTCAAAGAGCATTCGGGCTCGGTGAATAGCCTGGTGTTCGACTCGAAAAGCCAGTATCTCATATCAGGATCGGATGACAAAAAAATCATCATTTGGGATCTTTATTCTGGTCAGGTAATCAAATCAATTGGCGATTTCGAAGCTGCGGTTCACCATATGGACCTTTCTCCGGATGACAGATTGCTGGCGGCTGGTGGAAAGCGCGATGAAATTGGGCTCTGGGATTTCCCGACCGGCGCGATGCGAGGGCTACTGAAAGCGCATCAAAAAGCGGTAATCGCTGTGTCGTTCAATTTAAGCGGAGATCAACTACTTTCCATCGGAAAGGATAAATTGATGGCTATTTGGGATGTTGCTAAGCAGCGACTCGTCCGAAAAAACGAGATCGAATCGAAAACGATGAACAACTCGGGGATCGAAGTCCTTTCTGCCGGGTTCAGTCCAGACAAATATTTTGTCGGCGTTGGTATGCAGGAACATGTGCTTGCGAAGGGCGGCCGGCAGATGGTTTTCAAATACAATCTTGGATTTTATGATTGGAAGACAGGGAGCGAAATTGAGCTGATTCAAGGGAATAAATGTGACATTCATTTTTTTGCCATTTCTCCAGATAAAAATTATGCCATTACTGATAACTCGACGCTCCGACAAAACCGGTTTTCGATCTGGAACATCAAAAGCGGTGTGATTGATTACAACCAGCCGATCGACGGAAAAATTACGGCCATTGAGATGGCACAGAACGGCAAATGGCTGGCTGTAGCTTATAATATGAATGCCTCTGGCGGTGCAATCAATCTGTGGCAGATTTCTGGCATGGATGGTTATCAGCGGTTCACCACCGGCGGGCCGGTCAGATCTGAAGGTAGCTCTGGTTTTGGGGCTGCGATGAAAATCACCACGCCGCAACAGCCGCTCATCCAGTTTGGGGAGCGAAAGAAAATCGCTGTGATGTATTTCGACAGTCCCGGCCTTGATGAAGACATCGCTAGAACCACCAGTTATTTGCTGGAAGGCAAATTGGGGAATAGCCCATTTGTCGATCTGATCGAACGCAATCAAATTAATTCGGTATTATCCGAGCTCAACTATCAGATGACTGGGTTGACGACTTCGGCTGCGGTTCAAGTGGGTCAGCACCTCAATGCCCAATATATCCTAATCGGCAGCATCAACAAGCTGGGCAATCTGTTGATCATTACCGTTAAGCTGGTGAACGTGGAGACTGCCCAGATCGAAGGGACCCGAGAAGTGCAATGTCAAAACGCCACCATCGAAAACATATCTGACATGGTTTCGTTGCTTGCGCCAACCATCGTGCAGTTTTAGACATTTTGGATGGAGATCGCTGCAAATATCCCATTGAAATCTGGAAAAACTTTGTTTCAACGGTGATTCATTAATTAATTTTTATCGCAAAATTGCCAGACCTGGTAAATGGCATGCCAGCACCTTTAGGCATCTCTTGGGATTAATTCCTGAAAACTGCTTTTCAAGAGATTCCTGCATTCACAGGGATGGCCTCATCGCCTCAGATTTCGATTTTTACAACAAGTGCCAATTACAGATTCCAACAATATGAGTGATTTATTTTTCTTGATGCCTTCACTTTTGGACAGGGATCTGGTTAGTCGAAGCTGCATGAATCTCGCTATTCTTATTCCCGTGCGATGTAGCTTGTTGTTGCCTCGCGTTCCCTCCGAGTAAGAACAGCATCGCAATTTTAAAAATTGTGATTGGAGTTCGCTCAATGTCAGAAAGACCAAAAAGTGGTTTTTATCTCATGCACGGTTAAAGTGCTTGCTTATAAATGCATAATTTGTTATCTTAGCCTAATTTTTTAGGTTTCACCCCAATATTAAATTTCCCAGTTGAGGGTTACCTATGGGAGGTAAGGACTTCCAAGCCGAGATCGAATGAGTTAATGGGTGAGCAAGAAATCAGATTGAGACGGAGCTGCTTGTGCAAATTGGATTTTCTTTTTTTTGGCAGAAGATTCTGGGATTGGATGAACCCAATCATCCCGAGATCTGGCAGAAGGCAATGCCAGATATAGATCAAACCTTGTCTGATCTCAAATCGATGGGGATTGAGAGCATCGAACTGAAGCTTACTAGAGGGATGGAGCAGCCGCTTTTATTTCAGGCTATCGCTAAACTGATCGGATTAGGGTTCCGAGTGACATTCCATGTCCCCACTCGATTCCAATTCCCTGAACCAATGGATTATCAGTTAGCGATCATCTCGACAATTACCAACTACATGGTGCAGCAGTTCTGCACAATGCCGTTATGGGTGATTCATCCCCTCAACTCCAAAACGGCACCACGCCAAGCCATTTTTGATGGCACGCTCAACTATCTGGATCAAATTCTAGCATTACCGGCAGCCAGATCGGCCGCTTTTGCGCTGGAAAATCTGCGCAATCGAACCGATGGAGGAAAGATTCACGTTGGGGATAGCTTCACAGAGATTTTGGCCTTGTTTGACAAATGCGATCATCAGCTTGGCATCTGTTGGGATTTTGGTCATTCTATCGCCATGCATCAAAGGGGACTTGAAAGCCAGTTTCCTCCAATAGAATTTTTAAAAAAGGTTATTCATTGCCATGTGCACGATTGTCTCAACCAACAGACACATCTGCCGCTTGGTATGGGAGATGTGCCGATCGAAAGGAATATTGCACTCCTTATGGAACATAATTTTCAAGGGATTTTTAACTTGGAACTGTCTCCCCACAAAATTGATGAACCAGAGAATTTCCTTCATCATTTGGACCAGAGCGTGCGCCGAATTCGCCAGTTGATTCGATAATAACAATTTTTGCAATAGAGTCAGGATGAAAGGTTGGGCATGGTCACTGATTGATCTCGGATGTGTGAGAGGAATATGAGCGTATGAAAGGGCTAAAGAACAAACTGAAAATTGTGTTGGGATTATTGATTAGTCTCGTGTTTTTATTTTTGGCATTTCGGCAATTGGATTTCCAGCAGATGAAACGCGCTTTTCTCCTGGCAAATTACTGGCTGCTGCTACCATCGCTGGTGATACTGTTCCTCAGCCACTGGTTGCGCGCCGTTCGCTGGCGGATTCTGTTGCGACCAATACAAAACATCTCTGTTAGCCCTCTATTTTCCGCCTTGCTCATCGGATATGCGGCCAATGATGTGCTTCCTGCTCATCTTGGCGAACTGGTTCGAGCCTATTTGGTCGGACGCAAAAGAAAATTGCCCGTTTCTTCAGCGCTGGCGACCATTGTGGTCGAGCGGATTATCGATGTGCTAACCCTGGTTTTTCTCATGGCCCTCACGCTGGTTATTTATCCATTTCCCAATTGGGTGAAAAAGAGCGGCTATATCATGTTCGCATTTGCGATCGCGCTAACGGTATTCCTGGTGATGATGAAAGTTTACACTCCTGCGACGATGAGATTTATTCACCGCGTGCTTAATCCATTCCCCCAAAAGTTTACCGAAAAAATTGAGCAACTGAGCCGCTCGTTCCTGGATGGCTTGCAACCGATGATAAGAAAATCGGATTATGTGCTGATTTTCGTTCTATCGCTTCTTATTTGGTCCTGCTATTGGGGCGTGCTTTATTTAAATTTCTATACGTTCAATTTGATAGCGGATTATGGTTTAACGCCGCTCGCTGGATTGGTGCTGTTGGTGATCACCACGATCAGCGTGGTCGTCCCCTCTTCGCCAGGGTATGTCGGCACCTACCACTGGCTGTGCCAGGTGTCATTGGAGTTATTTCATGTGCCTCGCGCTATTGGTTTGAGTTATGCCATCGTCGTCCATGCTATCAATTTTTTCCCGGTGTTTTTGGTGGGGCTGTTGCTGGCTTGGAAAGAGGGGATAAGGTTATCCCAAAAGAGTATCGAACCGCTATAATTTAATTTGGTGAACAGCCCAATAATAAAATGCTATGATCATCTCTATCATCGCTGCTATGTCGCTTAATCGCGTAATTGGCTACCAGGGGAGGATTCCCTGGCACATCCCCGACGAACAGCAACGTTTCAAACAGATCACCTGGGGACATACCATCATCATGGGCCGAAAGACCTACGAATCCATCGGCAAACCACTGCCAGGACGCACCAATATCGTCATCACTCGGCAGCAAAACTATTCCGCCCCGGGCTGTGTTGTCGTCAATAGTTTGGAAGCCGCGTTAAAAAACTGTCCCCCCAATGAAACCGAGGCCTTCATCATCGGCGGCGAGCAGATTTTTCAATTGGCCTTGCCGCTGGCCCAGCGAATTTATTTGACCACAATCCTCCAAGAATTCCAGGGCGATCCGTTTTTCCCTGAATTTTCCCTATCCGATTTTAAAGTGACCACAACCGAGTTAATCCATGGACCGATACCATATTCTTTTGCGATTTATGATCGGATCAATGGAGTTAAGCCGTAAGGATTTTAATCCATCAAATCCGCTGGATTGTGACACTCCATCAGATTGCGCCCAAAGGATAGATGAAGCCACGGATGATTTTTAAAATATTTTTTTCTCTATGAAAGCGTTAAGATTTTTAATCCTTAAAATCCGTTTGGTCGTTTTCTACCCTGGCGGATTAAATAATCATCATATTTGTTCTTGATTTTGTCAGGTTTGTTTGATATATTTTATTATATAGTTTTAAGAAGCAAGTCTATTCATCGGAAAGGCATACGCGATGATGAATACATATACAGTTGGACCCAAGTCCATACCAAAAATTGCGATTAGCGAGAAGAAATTGACAGTTCTGCTGGCGCAGGATAATGGTAATTATTGCGCCTTCTGTCCAGAATTAGACCTGGTCACGGAAATGGAATCCGAAGAAGCGACCTTGAATGATATATTAGAAGCAATGCAGGATTATGCTCAAGAGTATTTAGCGGAGCTATCCCTTTATCTGAATAGTCCCAATCGTGCCCACCATTATCCTTATATTCGTGCGATCGCTGCCTGTAAAAACAAATGGGAATTAAAAAGCATCATCGAGATCCGCTATGGCTATTTATACATTTGATCAATTCAGAAAAGTGCTTAAGAAATTGGAGTTTGAAAAAGTCCGTTCTCAAAAACATGAGACC contains the following coding sequences:
- a CDS encoding dihydrofolate reductase, with amino-acid sequence MIISIIAAMSLNRVIGYQGRIPWHIPDEQQRFKQITWGHTIIMGRKTYESIGKPLPGRTNIVITRQQNYSAPGCVVVNSLEAALKNCPPNETEAFIIGGEQIFQLALPLAQRIYLTTILQEFQGDPFFPEFSLSDFKVTTTELIHGPIPYSFAIYDRINGVKP
- a CDS encoding sugar phosphate isomerase/epimerase, with translation MQIGFSFFWQKILGLDEPNHPEIWQKAMPDIDQTLSDLKSMGIESIELKLTRGMEQPLLFQAIAKLIGLGFRVTFHVPTRFQFPEPMDYQLAIISTITNYMVQQFCTMPLWVIHPLNSKTAPRQAIFDGTLNYLDQILALPAARSAAFALENLRNRTDGGKIHVGDSFTEILALFDKCDHQLGICWDFGHSIAMHQRGLESQFPPIEFLKKVIHCHVHDCLNQQTHLPLGMGDVPIERNIALLMEHNFQGIFNLELSPHKIDEPENFLHHLDQSVRRIRQLIR
- a CDS encoding flippase-like domain-containing protein, which translates into the protein MKGLKNKLKIVLGLLISLVFLFLAFRQLDFQQMKRAFLLANYWLLLPSLVILFLSHWLRAVRWRILLRPIQNISVSPLFSALLIGYAANDVLPAHLGELVRAYLVGRKRKLPVSSALATIVVERIIDVLTLVFLMALTLVIYPFPNWVKKSGYIMFAFAIALTVFLVMMKVYTPATMRFIHRVLNPFPQKFTEKIEQLSRSFLDGLQPMIRKSDYVLIFVLSLLIWSCYWGVLYLNFYTFNLIADYGLTPLAGLVLLVITTISVVVPSSPGYVGTYHWLCQVSLELFHVPRAIGLSYAIVVHAINFFPVFLVGLLLAWKEGIRLSQKSIEPL